The following are from one region of the Melaminivora suipulveris genome:
- a CDS encoding single-stranded DNA-binding protein, whose protein sequence is MSIDALIAGKLHARPEARTSKVGKPFATAKMRAAAGDGESLFVNVIAFDQATVAALLALDAGDSLAVSGSLTPKVWTDREGASHPALDVVAHAVLTAYHVNRKRSAMQRPQQEGEGSARPGRQRDEAWRAMAPAPGSHEPQDDELIPF, encoded by the coding sequence ATGAGCATCGACGCCCTGATTGCCGGCAAGCTGCACGCCAGACCCGAAGCCCGCACCAGCAAGGTCGGCAAGCCCTTTGCCACAGCCAAGATGCGCGCAGCCGCTGGCGACGGTGAAAGCCTGTTCGTGAACGTGATCGCTTTCGATCAGGCGACCGTCGCCGCACTGCTGGCGCTGGACGCGGGCGACAGCCTGGCGGTATCGGGCAGCCTGACCCCGAAGGTTTGGACTGACCGGGAAGGCGCCAGCCATCCGGCATTGGACGTGGTGGCACATGCCGTGCTGACGGCCTACCACGTCAACCGGAAGCGCAGCGCCATGCAGCGACCCCAGCAGGAGGGCGAGGGCAGCGCCCGGCCTGGCCGCCAACGTGATGAAGCCTGGCGAGCGATGGCACCAGCCCCAGGCAGCCATGAGCCGCAGGACGACGAGCTGATACCGTTCTGA